Proteins encoded together in one Impatiens glandulifera chromosome 1, dImpGla2.1, whole genome shotgun sequence window:
- the LOC124915247 gene encoding inorganic pyrophosphatase TTM1-like → MAITTSSEVESPRRRSGLLRDQVQLVKRKDSDRFEIVPVQDTLSFEKGFFIVIRACQLLAQKNEGIIVVGVAGPSGAGKSVFTEKISNFLPSIAVISMDNYNDASRIVDGNFDDPRVPDYDTLLENIRGLREGKPVQVPVYDFKSSSRIGYRTIEVPSSHIVIIEGIHALSEKLRSLLDLRVSITGGVHFDLVKRVLRDIQRAGQQPEEIIHQISETVYPMYKAFIEPDLQTAHIKIINKFNPFTGFQNPTYILKSTSNIAAEQIKEILSEQHKEITEETYDIYLLPPGEDPEACQSYLRMRNKNGKYNLMFEEWVTDSPFIISPRITFEVTVRLLGGLMALGYTIATILKRRSHVFSDEKVCVKIDWLEQLNRKYVQVQGKDRLYVKYIADQLGLDGSYVSRTYIEQIQLEKLVNDVMALPEDLKTKLSIDDDMVLSSPKEALSRASADRRIKYLNSGLSHSFSTRNKNLSKLPKLDVNDRRFDGRGHDSQASLANQGIINQLSEQISMLNERMDEFTSRIEELNSKFCNRKVSLSQQNLALQAEACNGVAPTALFMTSLSNGSMLPHSSSSSQLVKESPLMEEVVLIARSQNQIMHQIDNLTKLLHESLGGKLSRQERTERRKIEDINAISLSSLFLSLAVGGLAIFYFRSQSTQK, encoded by the exons ATGGCTATAACCACCTCTTCTGAAGTGGAATCACCTAGGAGGAGGTCTGGTCTATTAAGAGACCAAGTTCAGTTGGTTAAAAGAAAGGATTCTGATCGTTTTGAGATTGTTCCAGTTCAAGATACTCTTTCGTTTGAGAAAGGATTCTTCATAGTCATACGGGCGTGCCAGTTGTTGGCTCAGAAGAATGAGGGGATTATTGTTGTTGGAGTTGCTGGTCCATCTGGAGCTGGTAAATCTGTCTTCACTGAGAAGATTTCGAACTTTCTTCCCAGCATTGCAGTCATATCAATGGACAATTATAATGATGCTAGCCGCATTGTTGATGGGAATTTTGATG ATCCACGTGTGCCGGATTATGATACATTGCTTGAGAATATTCGCGGTTTAAGGGAAGGAAAGCCTGTTCAAGTCCCTGTGTATGACTTTAAGTCTAGTTCTCGCATTGGTTACAG GACAATTGAAGTTCCTAGCTCCCACATTGTGATCATTGAAGGTATTCATGCCTTGAGTGAAAAGCTTCGGTCTCTACTCGATCTCCGAGTCTCTATTACTGGTGGAGTACACTTTGACCTTGTCAAGCGAGTTTTAAGGGATATCCAACGTGCTGGCCAACAGCCTGAAGAAATTATTCATCAGATCTCTGAAACG GTTTATCCGATGTACAAAGCTTTTATTGAGCCGGACCTACAAACAGcacatataaaaattattaacaagtTCAACCCTTTCACTGGATTTCAGAATCCCACGTATATTTTGAAg TCAACGAGTAACATTGCTGCTGAGCAGATAAAGGAAATCCTTTCTGAGCAGCACAAGGAAATTACAGAGGAAACCTATGATATTTATCTTCTACCACCAGGTGAAGATCCGGAAGCATGCCAATCATATCTAAGGATGAGAAACAAGAATGGGAAATACAATCTTATGTTTGAG GAATGGGTTACGGATAGTCCATTCATTATATCACCAAGGATAACTTTTGAAGTGACTGTTCGTCTTCTTGGAGGACTAATGGCTTTGGGTTATACCATTGCAactattttgaaaagaagaagtCATGTGTTTTCAGATGAGAAAGTATGTGTGAAAATTGATTGGCTGGAGCAACTTAACAGAAAGTATGTCCAG GTACAAGGAAAAGATCGGTTGTACGTCAAGTATATTGCCGATCAACTAGGTTTAGATGGCTCATATGTTTCTCGAACATATATTGAACAAATCCAGTTGGAGAAGCTTGTGAACGATGTTATG GCGTTACCTGAGGATCTGAAAACAAAGCTTagcatagatgatgacatggtATTATCAAGCCCTAAAGAGGCTCTTTCACGTGCCTCTGCAGACAGGAGAATTAAGTATCTGAATAG TGGTCTGTCACATTCATTTTCTACACGAAACAAGAACCTCTCTAAGCTTCCTAAGCTTGATGTAAATGATAGACGATTTGATGGAAGAGGTCATGATTCACAGGCATCACTTGCAAATCAG gGAATTATTAACCAACTTTCCGAGCAGATCTCTATGCTGAATGAGAGAATGGATGAATTTACATCTCGGATAGAAGAACTGAATTCCAAGTTTTGCAACAGGAAAGTCTCTTTAAGCCAGCAAAATCTAGCTTTGCAAGCTGAAGCCTGTAATGGCGTTGCCCCCACTGCTCTCTTCATGACTAGCTTAAGCAATGGTTCAATGCTACCCcattcttcatcatcttctcaATTAGTGAAGGAGTCTCCACTCATGGAAGAG GTAGTCCTTATAGCAAGGTCACAGAATCAAATAATGCACCAAATTGACAATCTAACCAAGCTTCTACACGAGTCCTTGGGGGGGAAGTTGTCTCGACAAGAAAGAACGGAGAGGAGGAAAATTGAGGATATCAACGCCATTAGCCTCTCCTCCCTTTTCTTGTCCTTGGCAGTTGGTGGCCTTGCCATCTTCTATTTCAGGTCTCAATCAACCCAAAAATGA